A genomic stretch from Erysipelothrix sp. HDW6C includes:
- the lpdA gene encoding dihydrolipoyl dehydrogenase, producing MVVGDLALELDTVVIGSGPGGYVAAIRAAQLGKKVAIIEKDAIGGVCLNVGCIPSKALINAGHRYRESLDSTAFGITSENVHIDFAKTQEWKDTKVVKTLTTGVAGLLKKNKVEIIKGTAFFNDTHQLRVVNGDDAQSYTFKNAIIATGSRPIEIKGFKFGKRIIDSTGGLNLKEIPKKLVVIGGGYIGSELAGVYANLGTEITILEGAPTILPQFDRDMIKLVENEFAKKNVTIVNNAMAKEAKETKDGVEVVYEVDGKPHTVNADFVMVTVGRRPNTDDLGLQVAGVEMNDRGLINVDNQGRTSQSHIFAIGDIVPGAALAHKASYEAKIAAEVIAGENVVIDYVAIPAVCFTDPELATVGLTEKEAKDQGLTVKVSKFPFGGNGRALSLNATEGFVRLITDKETGLLLGGQVAGVGASDVIAEIGLAVETRMNVEDLSLTIHAHPTLAETVMDASELSLGLPIHI from the coding sequence ATGGTAGTTGGAGATTTAGCATTAGAACTCGATACAGTTGTTATCGGGTCAGGTCCTGGAGGATATGTTGCCGCAATTCGCGCAGCACAACTCGGGAAAAAAGTAGCAATTATTGAAAAAGATGCAATTGGTGGTGTATGTTTGAATGTTGGATGTATTCCTTCAAAAGCATTAATCAATGCTGGACACCGTTACCGTGAGTCATTAGACTCAACGGCATTCGGTATCACATCAGAAAATGTTCATATCGATTTTGCAAAAACACAAGAATGGAAAGATACAAAAGTTGTTAAGACACTTACAACAGGAGTAGCTGGACTTCTTAAAAAGAATAAAGTTGAAATTATCAAAGGTACCGCATTCTTTAACGATACACATCAATTACGTGTTGTTAATGGTGACGATGCACAATCTTACACTTTCAAAAATGCAATCATTGCAACAGGAAGTCGTCCAATTGAAATCAAAGGTTTCAAATTTGGAAAACGTATCATCGATTCAACAGGTGGATTGAACTTAAAAGAAATCCCTAAAAAACTTGTTGTTATTGGTGGAGGATATATCGGTAGTGAGTTAGCTGGAGTTTACGCAAACTTAGGTACTGAAATTACAATCCTTGAAGGTGCACCAACAATCTTGCCACAATTCGACCGCGACATGATCAAACTTGTTGAGAACGAATTTGCGAAAAAGAATGTAACAATTGTTAACAATGCAATGGCTAAAGAAGCCAAAGAAACAAAAGATGGTGTTGAAGTTGTCTATGAAGTCGACGGAAAACCACATACAGTAAACGCTGATTTTGTCATGGTTACTGTTGGACGTCGTCCAAATACAGATGATCTTGGATTGCAAGTTGCTGGAGTTGAAATGAATGATCGTGGACTTATCAATGTTGATAACCAAGGTCGTACAAGTCAATCACACATCTTCGCAATTGGAGATATTGTTCCAGGAGCTGCACTTGCACACAAAGCTTCATACGAAGCGAAGATTGCTGCAGAAGTTATTGCCGGTGAAAACGTTGTCATTGACTACGTTGCTATCCCTGCAGTTTGCTTTACAGACCCTGAACTTGCAACTGTTGGTTTAACAGAAAAAGAAGCAAAAGACCAAGGTTTAACGGTTAAAGTTTCGAAGTTCCCATTCGGTGGAAACGGTCGTGCGTTATCCCTCAATGCAACTGAAGGATTTGTCCGTTTAATTACAGACAAAGAAACAGGTCTACTCTTAGGTGGACAAGTAGCTGGAGTCGGAGCAAGTGACGTTATTGCTGAAATTGGATTAGCTGTTGAAACACGTATGAACGTTGAAGATTTATCATTAACAATTCATGCTCACCCAACATTGGCTGAAACAGTCATGGATGCATCTGAGTTATCACTTGGATTGCCAATTCATATCTAA
- a CDS encoding HAD family phosphatase: MIQNFIFDMGNVLMDFSPDYMLSQYTDDMKVIKALKDLIFGNTLWSQLDNGDVSFDEAKDGLLKSAPVEYHTLIRDILNTWHLHKVPRLDMLELIKELKEKGYGIYLCSNAADRFHSYKDTYEVFQYFDGLLISADIHISKPDIRIYEYLLDSNKLIAEECLFVDDLGANTKAAESVGMYAYQYNGNLTLFRHYLKNVHLI; encoded by the coding sequence ATGATTCAAAATTTTATATTTGACATGGGAAATGTTCTTATGGACTTTAGCCCAGATTACATGTTATCGCAATACACAGATGATATGAAAGTAATAAAAGCATTGAAGGATTTAATCTTTGGAAACACGTTATGGTCACAACTTGATAATGGGGATGTGTCCTTTGATGAAGCAAAAGATGGGTTGCTTAAGAGTGCACCTGTCGAATATCACACGCTAATTCGTGACATTCTTAATACATGGCACTTGCACAAGGTACCACGATTGGATATGCTTGAACTTATCAAAGAACTTAAAGAGAAGGGGTATGGCATCTACCTGTGTTCAAATGCTGCCGACCGCTTCCACTCATACAAAGATACCTATGAAGTATTCCAATACTTTGATGGCCTGCTCATTTCCGCAGATATCCATATATCCAAGCCGGACATTCGAATTTATGAATACCTATTGGATTCAAACAAACTCATCGCAGAAGAGTGCTTATTTGTGGATGATTTGGGAGCCAATACAAAGGCCGCTGAATCAGTAGGAATGTATGCTTACCAATACAACGGGAATCTGACGCTCTTCCGTCACTATCTAAAAAATGTTCATCTCATCTAA
- a CDS encoding 2-oxo acid dehydrogenase subunit E2 — protein sequence MSFKFKMPDVGEGIAEGEIVQWFVKEGDSIKEDEPLLEIQNDKLVQEIPSPVTGTVSKILVQPGTVSSVGDDLVEFATEGGAPVAHAEAAPAPTPAAQAPAATASANFVFNMPDVGEGIAEGEIVQWFVKEGDTVTEDAPMLEIQNDKLVQEIPSPVSGTIAKILVTPGTVSTVGDALVEITTAGGTHAPAPAATTPAPAVSAPVGEKAGNGTTYADNSIDGRILAMPSVRRYAREKGVDLTQVAATGKHGHIRKSDVDAFLAGGAPVQTTEATFAPEAIAPSATTQATTEAPKAAVKATVTAAGSETREAMSPTRRAIAKAMVTSKREAPHVTLFDEVDVTELVNHRKKFKDVAAAQDAKLTFLPYVVKALVAVVRKYPVLNSSVDDKTNEIVYKNYFNIGFAADTPHGLYVPNIKNADSKGLFTIAKEITSLAKDANDNKLALADMRDGTITISNIGSARGLWFTPIINFPEVAILGVGRIDKKPVVLEDGTLGVGNVLALSLSFDHRIIDGMTAQMAMNEVKRLLSNPELLLMES from the coding sequence CACCTGTTACAGGTACAGTTTCAAAGATTTTAGTTCAACCAGGAACTGTGTCATCAGTAGGTGACGACTTGGTCGAATTTGCTACTGAAGGTGGCGCACCTGTTGCCCACGCTGAAGCAGCACCTGCACCAACACCAGCTGCTCAAGCACCTGCTGCAACAGCATCTGCAAACTTTGTATTCAACATGCCAGATGTTGGCGAAGGTATTGCAGAAGGTGAAATCGTACAATGGTTCGTAAAAGAAGGTGATACAGTCACTGAAGATGCACCAATGTTAGAAATCCAAAATGATAAACTCGTTCAAGAAATCCCATCACCTGTATCAGGAACAATTGCTAAAATCTTAGTAACACCTGGAACAGTATCAACTGTTGGTGATGCACTTGTTGAAATTACAACAGCTGGTGGCACTCATGCTCCAGCACCGGCAGCAACAACTCCTGCACCTGCAGTGAGTGCACCTGTTGGAGAAAAAGCCGGAAACGGAACAACATACGCTGATAACTCAATCGATGGCCGTATCTTAGCAATGCCTTCAGTACGTCGTTATGCACGTGAAAAAGGTGTAGACTTAACACAAGTTGCTGCAACAGGTAAACATGGTCATATTCGTAAATCAGATGTCGATGCATTCTTAGCAGGTGGAGCCCCAGTTCAAACAACTGAAGCAACATTCGCACCAGAAGCAATCGCACCATCAGCAACAACACAAGCAACTACAGAAGCACCAAAAGCAGCTGTCAAAGCGACTGTTACAGCTGCTGGATCAGAAACACGTGAAGCAATGTCACCAACACGTCGTGCAATCGCTAAAGCAATGGTTACAAGCAAACGCGAAGCACCACATGTTACATTATTCGATGAAGTTGATGTTACAGAACTTGTAAATCATCGCAAGAAATTCAAAGATGTTGCCGCAGCACAAGATGCAAAATTGACATTCTTACCATACGTTGTTAAAGCGTTGGTTGCTGTTGTACGTAAGTACCCAGTATTGAACAGTAGTGTTGATGACAAGACAAATGAAATTGTCTATAAAAACTACTTTAACATTGGATTTGCTGCAGATACACCGCATGGTTTATATGTACCAAATATCAAAAACGCAGACTCAAAAGGTCTCTTTACAATCGCTAAAGAAATTACATCACTTGCAAAAGATGCAAATGATAACAAATTAGCATTAGCAGATATGCGTGATGGAACAATCACAATTTCAAATATTGGTTCAGCACGTGGTCTATGGTTTACACCAATCATTAACTTCCCAGAAGTTGCAATCCTTGGTGTTGGACGTATCGACAAGAAACCAGTAGTACTTGAAGACGGTACACTTGGTGTTGGTAATGTCTTAGCATTATCATTGAGCTTTGACCACCGTATTATCGATGGTATGACTGCACAAATGGCGATGAACGAAGTGAAACGCCTCTTGAGCAATCCAGAGCTTCTCTTGATGGAATCTTAA
- a CDS encoding phosphoglucomutase/phosphomannomutase family protein, whose protein sequence is MIKFGTGGWRAIIADAFTKENVQILAQAVVKELSKKEIVIGFDRRFLSDIAAQWLAEVFAGNGIHVYFIKRAVPTPMIMFATESLKLDYGLAVTASHNPAIYNGIKVFTYGGRDATQEVTAVLQKNTETNDPVSVMDFETGIKEGLIEYYNPQNEYIDAVLNFVDTEAIRKAQLSVLVDTMFGVSKTSLSIILNTTRCDVDIINDRHDTLFGGKLPSPASTTLHKLSDLVRENHYDIGIATDGDADRIGIIDENGRFIHPNLLIALIYRYLLVEKGWHGPAVRNLSTTHLIDKIAAKYGQYVVETPVGFKHITEGMDESGAIIGGESSGGLTIAGHIKGKDGIFAATLLVEMIAVTGKKIGQLVNELYQEFGDLYNDERDYSFTLATRERIETLLFADRALPDFEKEVDRISYMDGLKVYFKDNSWISARFSGTEPLIRIFVESDSNRENLRLIEILEKFLDIKGN, encoded by the coding sequence ATGATTAAATTTGGTACTGGGGGATGGCGCGCTATAATTGCAGATGCCTTCACCAAAGAGAATGTGCAAATTCTTGCTCAAGCAGTTGTTAAAGAATTGAGTAAAAAAGAAATCGTAATTGGTTTTGATCGCCGCTTCTTATCCGATATTGCGGCACAATGGTTGGCTGAAGTATTCGCTGGAAATGGTATCCATGTTTATTTTATTAAGCGTGCAGTTCCAACGCCGATGATTATGTTTGCTACCGAATCACTAAAACTTGATTACGGACTCGCGGTAACAGCAAGCCATAATCCGGCAATATACAATGGAATTAAAGTCTTTACGTACGGCGGTAGGGATGCTACACAAGAAGTGACCGCAGTCCTTCAAAAGAACACCGAAACAAATGATCCTGTTTCCGTGATGGACTTTGAAACTGGTATTAAAGAAGGATTGATTGAGTATTACAACCCTCAAAACGAGTATATTGATGCCGTACTTAACTTTGTAGACACCGAAGCAATTCGTAAAGCACAGCTCAGTGTGCTCGTAGATACCATGTTTGGAGTATCGAAGACTTCACTTTCAATCATTCTCAACACAACGCGCTGTGATGTTGATATTATCAATGATCGCCACGATACATTGTTTGGTGGGAAACTTCCCTCACCTGCATCCACAACACTGCATAAACTTAGTGATTTGGTACGAGAAAATCATTATGATATTGGAATCGCTACAGACGGTGATGCAGACCGGATTGGTATTATCGATGAAAATGGACGGTTCATTCATCCCAATCTGTTGATAGCGCTAATCTATCGCTACCTCCTTGTAGAAAAAGGATGGCATGGCCCTGCTGTTCGAAACTTGTCAACAACTCATTTGATTGATAAAATCGCTGCAAAGTATGGTCAATATGTCGTCGAGACGCCGGTTGGGTTTAAACACATTACTGAAGGCATGGATGAGAGTGGTGCAATCATTGGTGGTGAATCGAGTGGGGGGCTTACCATCGCAGGGCACATAAAAGGGAAAGATGGTATTTTCGCAGCAACGCTTCTCGTTGAAATGATTGCTGTTACCGGAAAGAAAATTGGCCAATTGGTTAACGAACTTTATCAAGAATTTGGAGATTTGTATAATGATGAGCGTGACTACAGTTTCACCCTGGCAACACGTGAGCGTATTGAAACACTCTTGTTTGCAGACCGTGCCTTGCCAGACTTTGAAAAAGAAGTCGATCGCATCTCTTATATGGATGGTCTCAAGGTATACTTCAAAGATAACTCATGGATTAGTGCACGATTCTCTGGAACCGAACCGCTCATACGGATTTTCGTTGAATCGGATAGCAATCGCGAAAACCTTCGTCTCATCGAAATATTAGAGAAATTCCTAGACATAAAAGGAAACTAG